Proteins from a single region of Halogeometricum borinquense DSM 11551:
- a CDS encoding ABC transporter substrate-binding protein, whose protein sequence is MTKHNTRRRFIKTVGATGIAGLAGCSQDGQAQDRNTGGDSGETSGTTAGSTGAKTTTIKFWHAMGGDLGAFIDTLASEFQQQADGIELEATKKGSYRETLNATTSAVQSGNPPAIAQIFEIGTQLAIDSGVFTPVEDIIPKDAVNFDDYLDSVLNYYRIDGKLHSMPFNSSNAIFYYNKNAFEEAGLDPENPPTSYEGVMDAAKTLTDAGVVDKGTTWPNHSWFVEQWFAEQNQTLVNNGNGRNGRATKANFESEASKNIFEWWTDLYNEGQYLNPGIEAWSEAQQAFLTQKTGMLGYSTSSIAPMAKGAKKNGFELGTMQLPTPNGKRQGVVIGGASLWTPASLSAEKKKAAGEFIAWLTKPEQQKRWHTNTGYFPVNKRAISQLEDEGFYEENPDFRTAIDQLRATKDSPATRGALMGTFTKVRTIVEEGYVSMIQDSSTNVEDALGSIDSQVEEVLKSYNQKVS, encoded by the coding sequence ATGACGAAACACAATACACGGCGGAGATTCATCAAAACCGTCGGCGCGACAGGGATCGCAGGGTTGGCCGGCTGTTCACAGGACGGACAAGCACAGGATCGAAACACCGGAGGTGACAGCGGAGAAACGTCCGGTACGACGGCAGGATCCACCGGAGCGAAGACGACGACCATCAAGTTCTGGCACGCGATGGGCGGTGACCTCGGTGCGTTCATCGATACGCTCGCATCGGAGTTCCAACAGCAAGCGGACGGCATCGAACTCGAAGCCACCAAGAAAGGAAGCTACCGCGAGACGCTGAACGCGACGACTTCGGCCGTTCAAAGCGGGAACCCACCTGCTATCGCGCAGATATTCGAGATCGGGACGCAACTCGCCATCGACAGCGGCGTGTTCACACCGGTCGAAGACATCATCCCCAAAGATGCGGTGAACTTCGACGACTATCTCGATTCGGTTCTCAACTACTACCGAATCGACGGCAAACTTCACTCCATGCCGTTCAACTCCTCGAACGCAATATTCTACTACAATAAAAACGCCTTCGAGGAGGCGGGTCTCGATCCCGAGAACCCACCAACGAGCTACGAGGGTGTGATGGATGCCGCAAAGACGCTCACCGACGCTGGCGTCGTTGACAAAGGAACGACGTGGCCGAACCACTCGTGGTTCGTCGAACAGTGGTTCGCAGAGCAGAATCAGACGTTAGTGAACAACGGAAACGGCCGCAACGGACGGGCGACCAAGGCGAACTTCGAGAGCGAGGCGTCCAAGAACATCTTCGAATGGTGGACGGACCTCTACAACGAAGGCCAGTATCTAAATCCCGGTATCGAGGCGTGGTCGGAAGCCCAGCAAGCGTTCCTGACGCAGAAGACGGGCATGCTCGGCTACTCGACATCGAGCATCGCACCGATGGCCAAGGGTGCCAAGAAGAACGGCTTCGAGCTCGGAACAATGCAACTGCCGACGCCCAACGGAAAGCGGCAGGGCGTCGTCATCGGCGGGGCATCGCTGTGGACGCCCGCCTCGCTCTCAGCGGAGAAAAAGAAAGCCGCAGGCGAGTTTATCGCGTGGCTCACGAAGCCCGAACAGCAGAAACGCTGGCACACGAACACGGGCTACTTCCCGGTGAACAAACGCGCCATCTCGCAACTCGAAGATGAAGGCTTCTACGAGGAAAACCCCGACTTCCGAACGGCGATAGACCAACTGCGCGCGACAAAAGACTCCCCGGCGACGCGCGGTGCGCTCATGGGGACGTTCACGAAGGTCCGAACGATTGTCGAGGAGGGTTACGTCAGTATGATTCAAGATTCCTCGACGAACGTCGAGGATGCCCTCGGCAGTATCGACTCGCAGGTCGAAGAGGTGCTGAAATCCTACAACCAGAAGGTAAGCTAG